TATTGTAATGGCTCCCGAAAAAGAAAAAGCTACGTTACCTACGCAAGCCCAGTTATTAGCCTGGATTGATCATACCCCCGAAAATCTTACGCCGTACGTGGATGAGGTGGTTTCCAAATCCCTGCTAACTAGTCTGCCTAAGGCTGGGAAAATTACTGCGGAGAAACCTCTCCCTGAAATTAATGCAACGGAGCTGACGCTATCGAATGGCATAAAAGTGGCACTCAAGCCTACTGACTTCAAAAACGATGAGATTTTGTTCACAGGTTATAGCTTTGGCGGTACTGCTCTTTACGACGATTTCAATACGGCCCGGTTTACGAATAACTTGGTTAGTCAGGGAGGCGTAGCCGATTTTTCCTCTACGCAGCTCCGCAAATACCTGACAGGAAAAGCAGTGAACGTTTCTACCTTCATCAACGAAACAGCGGAAGGGCTATCGGGTTCGTTTGCACCCAAAGATGCGGAAACGGCCTTTCAGCTCATGCACGCCAGGTTAACACTACCCCGTAAGGACGAAGCCGTTATCCAAGGTTTTCTAACGAATCTGAAAGACGAACTTGAGCAAAATCAGGCGACTCCTAATCCGCAGAACGTATTTCGGGATACATTAACGGCAGTCATGGGCGGGTATCATCCGCGTCGAATGCCCGTAAAGCCTTCGGATGTAGACAAAATTAATGTTCAAAAAGCGTATCAAATCTACCGGGAGCGTTTTGCGAACGCGTCGGACTTTACCTACTTCTTCGTGGGTAATTTTAAAGTAGAAGAATTGAAGCCCCTGCTTGAAAAATACTTGGGCAGCCTACCTTCTCAGAACAAAAAAGAAACCTATACCGATCTTCACATTCGGCCCCTGGAGGGACAAGTATCTAAAAGCGTTTTTCGGGGAATTGAACAAAAAGCATCGGCTCAATTCATCTATTCCGGAGCGTTACCCTACACGCCCGAAAACGCCATCAATTTGACGGCTATCAAGGAAATCCTCAATATTAAACTGGTCGAAGAGATTCGTGAAAAAGAAAGCGGGGTCTATTTTATTGGAGCCTCCGCCAGTGCTTTTAAACTACCCGAGCCCCGCTATACACTAGCCATTAGCTATGGTACTAGTCCCGGACGCGTGGAAGAACTGGCCACGAAAACGCTGGACTTATTAGAGCATTTGAAGACTACCGGTCCCTCGCAAACGGACGTAGACAAGTTTAAGATGGAAAGTAAACGTCAGCTGGAATTACAACTCAAGGATAATCAGTACTGGATGAATCACCTGGTTACCAGTCATCAATACGGTCAGTCGCCTCAGGAGATTCTCCAGCAGATGAAGCGAATTGACCAGGTCAGCAAAGAGTCCGTACAAAGTCTGGCGAAAAAGGTATTGGGCTCGAATTGCGTGAAGGCTTTCCTATTACCCGAATCTAAACAATAGGTTGGAGTCGGGGCAGATACTATCATGCTGCCCCGATTCCAGCGACTTCCTTACTTCATCAACAATCCATTTAGGTAATCATAGCCTAGTCATGAATCTATGAAATCCATTCCTGTATACCCTCCG
This region of Siphonobacter curvatus genomic DNA includes:
- a CDS encoding insulinase family protein; the protein is PIPANSDTKVAIVTDKEQPYTIVQILTRLPELKEKTFADTREKIKRSLFNQMIGSRLRELTQRADPPFQNGFSSTSSFVGTYDAYVSGVVAKTGGIEKGLKAVLDENARVAKFGFTATELERAKQNFGSDVERRLKEKDKTSSQTLAMEYMYDFVGDETSMGIDSYATFVKAELPGITLEEVNALPKTLLTKENRAVIVMAPEKEKATLPTQAQLLAWIDHTPENLTPYVDEVVSKSLLTSLPKAGKITAEKPLPEINATELTLSNGIKVALKPTDFKNDEILFTGYSFGGTALYDDFNTARFTNNLVSQGGVADFSSTQLRKYLTGKAVNVSTFINETAEGLSGSFAPKDAETAFQLMHARLTLPRKDEAVIQGFLTNLKDELEQNQATPNPQNVFRDTLTAVMGGYHPRRMPVKPSDVDKINVQKAYQIYRERFANASDFTYFFVGNFKVEELKPLLEKYLGSLPSQNKKETYTDLHIRPLEGQVSKSVFRGIEQKASAQFIYSGALPYTPENAINLTAIKEILNIKLVEEIREKESGVYFIGASASAFKLPEPRYTLAISYGTSPGRVEELATKTLDLLEHLKTTGPSQTDVDKFKMESKRQLELQLKDNQYWMNHLVTSHQYGQSPQEILQQMKRIDQVSKESVQSLAKKVLGSNCVKAFLLPESKQ